One part of the Thermoanaerobacterium sp. CMT5567-10 genome encodes these proteins:
- a CDS encoding fumarate hydratase, with amino-acid sequence MREVKADDIKKTVELLCIEANYNLPQDVLNTLKEKAYEEVSETGIEILNSIIENAKIAKVKEMPICQDTGVAVIFVEIGQDVHVVGGSLYDAINNGVKDGYLNGYLRKSIVNDPFVRINTNDNTPPIVHYDIVGGDKLKITVAPKGAGSENMSALKMMKPSDGIEGVRKFIIDTVEASGPNACPPLIVGVGIGGNFEYAPLLAKKALLRPIDQRSSDGDVRALEEELLLKINSLGIGPQGLGGRITALAVNIEKYPTHIAMLPVAVNISCHVTRHATAIL; translated from the coding sequence ATGAGAGAGGTAAAAGCGGATGATATAAAAAAAACTGTCGAGCTTTTATGCATAGAAGCTAATTATAATTTACCGCAAGACGTTTTAAATACATTGAAGGAAAAGGCTTATGAGGAAGTTAGCGAAACAGGAATAGAAATACTGAATAGTATAATTGAAAATGCTAAGATTGCCAAGGTAAAAGAAATGCCAATATGCCAAGACACAGGCGTAGCGGTGATTTTCGTTGAGATAGGACAAGATGTCCATGTTGTAGGTGGTAGTCTTTATGATGCTATAAATAATGGTGTTAAAGATGGATATCTCAATGGGTATTTAAGAAAATCAATTGTGAATGATCCATTCGTACGTATCAACACAAATGACAATACACCACCTATTGTACATTATGATATTGTAGGCGGCGACAAATTAAAAATTACAGTTGCACCAAAAGGTGCAGGAAGTGAAAATATGAGTGCGCTAAAGATGATGAAGCCTTCCGACGGCATTGAAGGTGTAAGGAAGTTTATAATTGATACAGTTGAAGCGTCAGGCCCTAATGCATGTCCGCCGCTTATAGTAGGCGTTGGAATAGGCGGCAATTTTGAGTACGCACCGTTGCTTGCTAAAAAGGCCCTTTTAAGGCCGATCGATCAAAGAAGCAGTGACGGCGATGTGAGGGCATTGGAAGAAGAACTTTTATTAAAAATAAACAGCCTTGGCATAGGACCGCAAGGACTGGGAGGTAGGATAACTGCGCTAGCGGTAAATATAGAAAAATATCCTACCCATATAGCAATGCTTCCAGTAGCTGTAAATATATCATGCCATGTTACAAGACATGCTACAGCTATACTATAA